Proteins found in one Gopherus flavomarginatus isolate rGopFla2 chromosome 18, rGopFla2.mat.asm, whole genome shotgun sequence genomic segment:
- the LOC127036593 gene encoding oocyte zinc finger protein XlCOF19-like, translating to MGDLNSQEKPHKCTDCRESFHEKHELLAHGRVHRRERSHPCAECGERFKHRSELSKHQRSHMGESPHSCEECGKSFRHLATLAAHRQIHMGERHHPCGECGKRFSCPSDLSDHQRLHAAERRYSCPECRKGFNHPCELSRHLRMHTGERPFPCPECGKGFSQSSDLNKHLRVHTGERPFPCAECGKRFSNRSDLNKHLRVHTGERPYPCTECGRSFSQVSALTLHQRTHTGERPYVCDVCEKGYTHPSNLIKHKKIHMGE from the coding sequence ATGGGAGATCTTAATAGCCAAGAGAAACCCCATAAATGTACAGACTGTAGGGAAAGCTTCCATGAAAAGCACGAACTCTTGGCCCATGGGAGAGTCCACAGGAGGGAAAGATCCCATCCCTGCGCTGAATGTGGGGAGAGGTTCAAGCATCGGTCAGAGCTTTCTAAACACCAAAGATCCCACATGGGGGAGAGCCCCCATTCCTGTGAGGAATGCGGGAAGAGCTTCCGGCATCTGGCTACACTTGCTGCGCATCGCCAGATCCACATGGGggagagacaccatccctgtggTGAGTGTGGGAAGAGGTTCAGCTGCCCCTCAGATCTCAGCGATCACCAGAGGTTGCATGCTGCCGAGAGACGCTATTCCTGCCCTGAATGCAGGAAAGGATTCAATCACCCCTGCGAACTGAGTAGGCACCTGCGAATGCACACGGGTGAgcgccccttcccctgccctgagtgtgggaaggggttcaGCCAGAGCTCAGATCTCAACAAACACCTGCGGGTACACACGGGTGAGCGGCCCTTTCCCTgtgctgagtgcgggaaaaggtTCAGCAATAGGTCAGATCTCAACAAGCACCTGCGGGTGCACACGGGCGAGCGGCCCTATccctgcactgagtgtgggagGAGCTTTAGCCAGGTCTCCGCACTCACCCTACACCAGAGAACCCACACTGGAGAAAGACCCTATGTCTGCGACGTGTGTGAGAAAGGGTACACGCACCCTTCAAACCTCATTAAACACAAGAAAATCCACATGGGGGAATGA